Sequence from the Phragmites australis chromosome 11, lpPhrAust1.1, whole genome shotgun sequence genome:
AAGTAATATACTTCTAATACAACTTAGTTCTCACATCAGGAACATCAAATTGTAACTTTTCGACGTGTGTGTCGTATGACAGTGTTACTGTGTTATGTAATCGTACTCAAATAAATTATCATCAGCCTTTATTATACATAACTTTTTACCCTCCATATTCCTACCTCCCTTCAATGATTTGCCTTCATCAGCTACGTGATGAAGGGTATATACGATATGTCTAGtcttacatatttatacatgtgtACTTTCTATGTTATATGTTCAGACGTTATTACTTACAATGTTATTATAGTAATTCTTAGTCTCATATGACATCGTGCTAACAGCTTCTCAGATTGAAGTCACCTCTCGCTACCACCTTTTCAGGGAGATGCGACCCTTCGCTGTCAACATTTCATATTGACGTAACCTCTCTCTGCCACCTTTTTAGAGCGGTGTGAGCGTACGTTGCCGACTACTCAGAGTCTAATGACCGCTCACTACAGGAAGGCATCCgactatatttttgtaattgaattAAATCGAATATGTCGCTCGTTAGGTGGGCGATACAAATATATCGCCTATTGTACGGGCAATATGAAGGTGTCGCCCGTTCAACGGATGAGATCAAGTTCTCACCCGCTGAACGGATGAAATATTACTCTCTCTGGTTATTAAATTCGCTAATAGTCGAGGCCCACAAAGTCTCACTCGTTTAACGGATGAGACATTGTTCTCACCTATTGAACATACGACGATAGGATAGACCTTATTATTCTTAAAACGGGCATGTAatcttaaaatatttgaaaaatacatataaaaaaaatatcgtaACAGATGGCCTGTGCGACCCATGCGTGCCTTTGCCATATTAGAAAATAAATGGGCTTGTCTTGTTAACCAGGCTGCCCATTTATGTTAGTTCGATCGGAAATATAATTACGCAGCTGGAGGGGATGTGTAGCCCGTCACTTTCCGTCCAACCTTTCCGTAAATAGGCTCAGAAGGTGTTAATTAGGCTTGGGCCTCAATCACTTTAGCATTAACCCTCACCGACAACTACGGCCCACCAAATCATGTATCTCCTATACGTAACGCgcttatttttattgttttcgattttttttaaatcaacaTTTTGAATGTACGAGTTCAATATTCTAAATATACTATTTCAGTATTTTCACATATAATGCGGAACTTGTTTTCCCCAAATGTTGAATCTAGTCTTGCAAAATGTTGAATGCACAAAATCATAGATATAATGAGATTAATAATCACCAGAATTAGAAGAAAAAGGCAAGAGaaagcaaaaggaaaaaaatgggAACCTTGCCTAACCTTTCGGCTCAATGGGCCGACCACCGCGTGTTGGGCTAACTTGTGCCTCCAACCTTATGTGCGAAAGCTAAGCTAACGTCTGATGCCCGACGTATAGGCGGTCCGAATGTTATATATATAGTTCTACCCTACCATCGTTCATTAGAAAGGAGACAACAAGGTGTCGTTCATTCAACGGATGACATCTTGACGCGGCAGGCTAGTGCGATGGTATCAAGACGTGTCACATAAGATGTTGCATGTTGGATAGGTGACATCTTCATGTTGCCCGTTAGATTGGCGATCTTCATATCACGCAACCAAGGGACGACATCTTCCTATAGTtgttgggtttagggttttgccATGTTCATTTGGTTTGCTCCATAGGTAGCGTCGTCCAACCATCGCCATTAGGTGTTTTCAAAGTATTTTGATATGTGGAATTGTCGGAAAAGGATAGTTGAACATGAAATTTTAATTGGAGCAGCAAATACAtgatggcatgtacggtacacgaTCACTCTAACATATCAATATACCTTCTCTAaatctaacatgccttagagaatgTAAACAATATGATTACAATATCAACTCTATTGAGTGCAACGTGGATACTTTCCCATCATCGTAGCTTTCAGTCCTGCCTCATACGCCCGACGTGCCCTCTCACGCTTTCTCTCCTTTTCTGCCTCACGTGCCTCCTCCTTCTTGCGGTTctgctcctccctcatcttctacTGCTTCTCTTGAATATATTTGCGTTCATCCTCCCTCCTCTAAAGCGTCTCCAAGTGTTCCAATGCTGCACGTGTAGGAGTAACACATCTGCTGGTGACTGCTCAGTATTCAACCACTATATAAAGTTACATAGTGGTGACGAAGACTGCAACAAAGACCAAAATGTTCAGTGGTAAATCATAGCTTTATTTGAAGTAGTTTGGCCAAAAATGTTTATCTGGCGGTGGTAGGCACAATGGATGCTGCCTTGTGATGGATCGTACTCGTAATTCgggcacatgaagaacctccttccaTATGTGTCGGAGAATTTGGTGcacttcatcaccctacaaaggtcTTCACACCAGCATATGAGCACTTCAAACCTAGCAGGCGTAGTATCCGGCATATATTTTTTGGGGAGAGGATCAAATGCCATTGTAGTAGaagttgtggaggttgaggctattGGTTTGGTTCTAGCTGTGGCCAACAACTTTTCTATTTATACTGAAGTTTCATGCTAGTTCATGGACTAAGTCCATGGAAATTGAAGCAGGAAAAATAATTGATTCCGCTGTATGAAGTGGTCATGTTAACTGAAAGGCTATACATAAAAAGGCTATGTCTGAAAAAGCTAGTTTTGAAAATGCTACTTTTAAAAATGTTAGGTCTAAAAAGGCTATGCCTGAAAATATTAGGTCTGAAAAGACTATGTCTAAAAAGGATACTTCTGAAAATATTAGGTCTGAAAATTCTACTTTTGAAAAAGCTATGTCAGTAACGAGTAAAAGTATATTGATCGAATGAGTATAGTACTAGACGACAATTTTATTGGTACAGTTGGACGTCTATGAGTAACACAAAGTTCACGATAATATTACAATGCTGCGGATTGAAAAAGGATTCTATTgggtggactaggggtggttcCCCTTTCTTTCACTTGCCACTTCGCGCTCAGCTTCTTCTTGCCAATGTAGGAGCACTTCACGCTTTTGTAGTTGTTCCTCATACCTTTGGAGCTTGGCCTCCTACCTCCTgtcagagtattgagtaaggagTATTCTTGCTAGCAGGCCCCATGAGGAGTATGGCGACCGGCAAGATTTTTTTCCTGAACACCGGCCTATCGAGCGACCAACCCTTGACTCACCGACCAGCGCAAGGTTTACATGGCCAGCTTCCTTGCGATATAAGCTAATCGTGGGACGCCCATACCAAACCTGTCTAACCGCATTTATTGGTGTCTActaaagtgttttccttcctgaAGCACCTCCTTCAGCCAACAAAGTCATGGTCGGCGAAAATGGGCAACGCCTagtcccatagcattaattgctacagaGTGGGATGTTGTGGACCGACTTGCGCCATACGAAGGATGGGACATGATATGCAGAATGACTAGGAAAGTTGatgattttgcaggtagactcatAGATCGCAGGGATGGAACGTCTTGGCAGACAAACTTGCGGTGCACGGTGATGGGACGAGTCAAGCAGCCGGGGGAGGCAGGTGCGGCGGCGTTCCACGGATGGGACGGACAGGTAGAGCTCTTAGGGCAAGCTGGGCTCACCCAGTTctccatgataatgatttaagagtagaatatctagtcAGACATGGATCTATTAAATATggctcacttgtaagttctcattCTTTCTAGTATGTAACGAGAGGAGGACCCGATTTGTAATGTGAAGAAAGAAGAGTAAAAAAAtctcatctgtaaccagtttATAAACACAGATAACAAAATATACAGGATGTAGGGATGTTATTTTtagggaggtctgaacctggataatccctgtattcttgagttcatcacaaacacatgcaCATCGCAAGCATCATTCACGCGCCCATTGATCGGTACACCCCCAGAATCATAtttagggattaaccctcgacaccTCCTTAAAATGTCACATCGAAGATGGTGTTCCTCCTCACATCTTTGAAGTTTCTCGGCCTATCGCTTGCGTTCGTGTTCTCGGCATTGACATTCTTGTTGGTACTTGTGACGTGCCTCCTTCCACAGGCGTGCTTCCTCTATCTTAATCTCGCACTCACGTTTGGTTTTAGCCTTTCTGATGTAGTCCCCATTGTAAGGTGGCCTTACATGATCAATCAATTCCTTAAAATGACAAGGCTTGGGACAATAAACGTGGCTTTAGTAGTGTTGTGTGCAATATATAGTTGAAATGTGAGAACGAAGTGAAAAGGAGGGACAcaccatgaaatcatcatcaaggTCCGAGCACATGAAGAAACTCCTACCAAAAGTCTTGACCTCGAAGGGCATCGACATTCGAGCTCGGTTACCACACTTTCACAAAGGACGCTCATGCCATTGTGGCATTTCCATGGGATGGTTCCTCCAGGAATCCATGATGGCCTATTTTGAGTCGACAGAAGTAAACAATTAGTAAGCAAAATGATGACATGTACGATACTGATACAattacacatgcatgcatgtttgttctATCCTTTTATATGTTGCTTTGTGGAGTTATTTCGGTCAGAAAAGGGATTCTATGTGGTGTCAACTCTTTCTAAAAAGCACAACAACATGCTATCATTTGGGTTTGAAAAGCAATTCCTATTTGGAGCAACAAAAAAATTACAGCAAAGTAAAAGGAACTCTGTTGCCCCATGCATCCATAAAAACCTCCTGTAtattaaaaccaaaaccataGAGATCAATGCAGGCTAGGGGTGGGAGGGGCCGAGGAAGAAGGGGGGCGGGGAGACCAGTAGTGAGATGGGAGGGTTCCTTTGGTCCAATAGAATACGACGAGCCGCTCCACAACTTCCCTTTGCATTATAAGAGTGAGTTTCATCCTCCAAGTCACTTAAGGAATTACGAGCACCCAAATGAGGCTTGGCCCAAGTATTCCTATGGCTACGACTGCATAATCAAGATAATGGGATCATTCATGGAGGGCATCGATTCTTTTGATGTCATCTTGGGAGGGTGAGAAATATAACAACTTGAACGTCAATATCATTTTTTTGGATCAAGGAAGATTGTGACCTCCTTATTTGCAGGCCTCGGACGACAACCCCGACAACTACCAATACACGAGATGGGTCAATTCTCTTGTTTTACAGTATATTCAAGATTACATATACCACCTCCAAGACTGTATCTTCGACTTGCAGTGGGAGGTTGATGCTATTCCATATCCTCCTATCATACACCACGAGGATCCTACTATATGCATAGATCCATGATGCCTCTGCCCATGTCAAAAAatggctgctcctcctccttcgccaGTGCAATATGGTGGTTGTGCCTATTGGGAGGTAGGATAGTCCTCGCATTTCACTTTAAGTCAATACGATTAGAACGAATGTTATGAGGGAGGGGAAATGTCCCTATTGCAATTAGTGTAGCCTACCTTCAATATGTGACAATATACATTTTCTAAGATTGGGTGAAACTACAGTACACCACTAGATGTATCGTACATGTCATTGTAATTTAGGTCGAGCATGTTTATTATGTTATGTAATGTTCACGGTATGTCTCTATGGTTAGAATAGGAGTACTAGCAAAAACATAGTAGATAAAAGATAATATGACACCAACAATAAGATAATAGCAATAACATAAAATAATAAGGTATTACGAACATGCTAACTGAATACATAACTACAGTCAAACCTAAAAGCGGCTCCGCTTGGGGACGACCCCTTGGTCTCACCTGGCCTGGGAACCATGCGCCTTTGTGCTTTAACGTGGTGTGCTGAGTACATAAGCGAGTTGGGTGGTACAATTGGTTGCGCAAGCCGTCCGAGGGGTGGTGGTGTCGTACTTGTCCTACCTTGGCTATGTCCCTACTTCTGGTGCGTCGGGTAGTTGCGAAGCCCTGAGCTCATCCACATAGCCGAAGATGTACCCATAGCCAGGCACCTGAGTACCATCCTTGATCGTCTGCTCCATGTATTGCATCATCGCATGTACATCCCTGAGATCTGGATCTTTGCAAATGGAAAAAGGAGGAAAACATGTTAGCAACAATGAAGATTGATAGATGTAACAAGTACTTAGTCATGAAGTGGTTATTGTACCTGAGCTAGGGACACGAGAAGAGGAAGACTAGGCTCCGTGACCGAAGGTCTGGATGACCTGCTGCCATAGTAGTGGTCACCTGCACTGGTGAAAGACGGCCTCGATAAGACGATGCCATAGTGGGGGTCACCGGTGCTGGTGAAATACTACCTCGCCAAGCCGCCGCCATAGTAGGGGTCACCCGCGGTGGTGAAAGATGGCCTCGAGGGCTCAATGGCGTGAGTCAAACGTACCGGTGGCTGAGGTGGGGCAGTGAACGCGGTGGAGAGGCGTGGCAGCAAAGGAGTGGGCATGTGAGGTCCCATCAAAATGTCCACCGATGACCTTCAGCTGGCAATCCAAAGGACCTTATAGACCTTTTGTTAGATTAGGTCGAATGCCACACTCAACTCGCTCTTAGGGATGTCCAGGCCACTATCCAACTGCTCGTGTTTTGTCCTTGCCTCAGCCCCCTGGTTCAGTATGTCCCTCTATGAACAAATGTTTGATTGGATTATAAAATTTCTTTGTAAGCTAAATTGGTAGTAAAAGAAAAGTTGCGTTGTAAGGAATGTACCTCATACGAACGTGCTCGAGCTCAAAACACTAGGTAGGTGTCGTGCACGGGCGATACATGGGATGGAGGCTCCAACGGTGTGTACGTGATTCAGATCTGCGTGCGAGCCACGACTAAGCTAGGTACTTGGTGTAAGCCTCATCAGAGTGAGGCCAGTCCTCATCAATGATGTCCTTGATTGTCTGATCTCATCTGATGACCCATGGCTACACACATGACGCAAAAGCGCTTGTCGTATGCGCCCGCCTATGCGTCATCTTGCACAAAGGCAAGCACATGAGAATATGCTACCACAATGATGAAGTTTACAAAGTAATTACAAATTTACATGTGGACGTTTACAGGAACTGTCAGAGTGGGTGGAAGTAGGAACGCTTGGAACCGACTAAACTGCCACATCACATGATGTAGAGAGTAGTCCTTGACGTAGATATCGAACACGAGGGCCCTCCTTGTCAGCTAGTAGTCCATATCCTGGCTGCACATGACAAGCAATCCGAGGGGGCTCGTGCGTCTACCTCGTCATCGGTATACAACCTTCACCTCATATCGTGAACCATGAGCTCGTTGAACTAGGCAAAGAAGTCCAGATACATGTGATGGGTTTGGACACTGGACCAAGTCAGTTGTGTACAAAAAATTTGTTAGACAAATAAGGTAATGAAAAGACGTAACAAATATGTGAAGAATTGATAGCTTTAACATGCTGTCGGTACCACAAAGACCCCATGGTGGTCCCGTTGACGCCGTTTGCTAGAAACATGTACGCGGTGTGGTCACTACCAGCTGGCCGATGGTGAACCTCTCATAGGACCACAACTACAGGATATCAGACAGCCAGTGAAGATTACATTCGAATCAACCTTTACGCAGGCCTCAGCGTATGGGACCATGCTCTGCGACGCCGAGTTGCGGTGATAGCCACGTCAGTCGGCATATTTaattctcacctgtttgatctTGTTGTCGCCCTTCCAACAAGCGACGGTAGGGTAGAATTGCAATGTATTGAAACGGAGtgtagttttgcaaatattgaaatatatataattataggCTGTCTCTCCTTAAAAAAACGTATAGACAGTCCCACCAAATCATTACGGGTGCGTTTGGTTGGAGGATAATgttgaaatatatataatttcttaTTTGATTGGACGGATATAACTTGATATGGTTAGCCAAAATTTTATAGGACCCGCTTgccatatatttagttttttttatcaaaatataatcatgtgagatcttattttgttaatttaattgtaatgaatataatgatataattagATGTAAATCTGATGCTAACAAAAAAGTATATTACTCTAACTAACTAGAACATACCACATCAGCAAAAATAAAACTCATAAAAAATAGCTGATTTCATTGATCTATTTCACAGGATGTATTCACCggcatcttaaaaaaatattcctcaTAAATGATCATATTATCCAACTTACTCTATAATCAAACACTAAAAAACCAGATAGCCATCTTCCATTCACGTAGATTCCTCCACCCAAACGCATCCCAGCACAGGGATGGCTAAATGGGCCAGTCGTGCCGGCCCGGCATGGCCCAGCTATGGCACGACCCACGTGCCACGCCCTCGGCCCACGACACGGTGGGCGACCGGGGCGATGAGGCGGCGCAGGGCGGGCGACGAGGAGAGGAGGGGTCGACGGGCGGCCGAGCCGGGGCGGGAGCGGGCGGTCGGGGCTTGCAGGGGCGGGCGGCTGTTACGGGGCGGGACGGCACAAGGCCGGACCATACTCGTGCCGACCCGTCTAAACCGAGTCGTGCAATGCCAGCCCACCGTGCCGAGATATCAACCCAGGCACAACCAGACTAATCGTGCCGTGCCAATCCGATCTATCTATTCATGTCTAAATCATACCTAAATCATATCTACAGTAATAGATCTCGAGCCGATTCAATAGAGACAGCCCATTTAACGATCTTTATCCCAGCACCACGCTCACCTTGCACCAGTTCGCAGCTCCCATCTCTCCCCCGCCTGGCCCATCGCACTCCCAACCACCCTCTTTACCCAAAGGCTCGAGCCGACAGCACACGCGCCCGCACTCACGGCCGTTGAGAACGGGAGAGACACAGGAGCAGTGACACCCCAAAAcacaggagaaaaaaaaaaatcatcgcgAACACCGCCTAGAAAcggggagaagagagagagagaagcgagGCTAAGGATTCGATCCCCGCCATGGACGCCGCCGACGCGTGGGGccgctcgtcctcctcctcctccgccgccgccgccgccgccgccaggcgCCTGCAGTCGCGCTACGGTACGTCCGGTGTATCGTTTTTTTCCCTATCCGTACCCATTGGTTCCAATTTGGTTCGATGTGAGGTTGATGTTGTCCTTGTTGCTGGTGGCTGCGCAGATCTGTACATGGGGTTCGACGACGCGGACGCGGGCGCCGGGGAGGCGCTGGACCCACGCGGCGGGGCCGAGCCCTACAACTGCCCCTTCTGCGGCGAGGACTTCGACTTCGTCAGCCTCTGCTGCCACATCGACGACGAGCACGCCGTCGAGGCCAAGAGTGGGGTGCGTTGCTTCCATTCCTCTCCGAATTTCTGATGTGATGATACGATGGTACCTGTCGTTGCATACTGTGACTGGTTGATTGGTGGAAGTATGAATTTTGATAATGTGTGTGGTTGGAGTTTTTCTTAGGGCGTGTTGTGATTGGCCTGCAGATGTTGGCGATTCGCAATCACGATTTTTAATAGGAGCTTGTTGGTTTGGTTGGAAAGACATATTGGTTTGTCGTGCCTGGCGTGGAATATGTTTGTTGCCTGGTGAATTGCTAGAAAGATGAGACCTTGGGATGTTCTTCTGGGAGGTTCTGAGGTTGCACGggatgaaaatatttgcagTGGCGATGTTTCTGGGGCGGTTGTGATGGATTGAAACAAAAAGGTGTCAGCTTTTAAGGGCCTTGTTAGTTGGAATTTGTGGGATGGGGTTGTTTTATGGAGTTTAGATAGGTGTGTCTGTTCTGGATTGAGGAAGTGCTATACTGAATGATTGCTTGTTTGGAAAGAGGCTGTGGTTCTGATTTTGGGGTGCACTTTGTGTTTGTGCCTGTTTGTTGAACTAGGGTGGGGGGTGGGTGGGGAGGGGTTCTGATTGATTAGTTGAACTTGTCTTTTAGGTTGGTTTAGGTGGTAACTTTTTAACGCCATTGGAGCTCTGCTGTACAGATGCCGTCCTTGTTAAATGGTCTGTTCATTTCTAGTTGTCCTTGTTAATCAACCATTTGGAGTAGGTATTATGTTATTCTTATTGAATTTTTACACGAGAACAGCTGCTTCCCTAAGTGGTAGTGTCTGTTTGTCTGTTCTCTATTGATTAGTAACACCCATTTTGGTATTTAAGCATCTAGTAGGAATGTAGGATAGCGTTCAGCACTCATGTGGAAATAACCTTTGCTGGTGCTAGAAAACCAGGACTAACTACAGCAAAATATGATGGACAGAGATCTCACACATTTCTTCAACATTGCCCAAACATGAGTGCCATTTCCATTCTTTGCGTTAACAGTTAAGGCAATATTTTATAgctcatttgatctactttacAACCTAAAGTTTCTTTTAGATGCCGTGCCAGTGCCCAATTGTCTGACCTTGGTTATTGAGACTGGAAAAAACGTTGGTGTGTTGTCATTTTTATCGCTCTTACATTTCTGCTGCACTATCTTCCAGCTATTTGTTGTTGGTGGACTTTATTTTCCATTTAATGAATCTGTACTTTGTAGACTCGAGTTATATTCTACTCAGAAGACTGAATCAGCAGATTGACTTAAATAGTTATGCTCATGCAAACCACGCATGTTCACAAAGAGTAGTGTATATACATTTAACATAGCGATTCCTATTGTTCAAGTTCTATTAGACTTCTTTTACTTTGGAGGTTCCCGTGGAGAGAAACCAATCCTAATTTGTGAGTTCTCACCTGGAATTATGGATATTCTTGAAGGTGTGCTATGCTGGGTTACCTGGAATATATCTAGTAAATTATCTAGATTGGTGGAAAACTTGGGTAGAGATATCTGAAACATAAGTAGTTTTCTTCCCTCACTTTCCATTGCCCATAGAAGGGGTAATGCTTACCTTTAGGGAAGTATACCAGTTTAattgcttctttttttatttcatggGGCTTGATAGAAACAGTGTTATCTTTTTCAACCTGTCTTCACACCTGCAAGCATGCTATATTATGAATTGAAACAGCAAACACTCAGAGTTTGTTGAAATTCCCTTTCAGGTATGCCCAATCTGTGCTTCAAGGGTTGGTATGGACTTAATAGGACACTTGACAATGCAGCATGGAAGTTACTTCAAGATATCCTTTTTTGACTTAATGACATTACTGCTGCCAATGATCACATGCGATTTTACATTTTGCATTATGCTACACTTGAAGATACATGGACTTGTTGGGAACACAATTTAGTATTTTACGCATTGCTTTCCTTAATGCATAATACATGCAACGCAGGCGCAGAGTCCGAAAGTTATCTTCAGGGTCCCATTCTTTGCTATCTTTGTTGAGAAAGGACTGGAGAGGTGGCAGCTTGCAGTCATTTCTCGATGGATCATCCTATGTATCCAATCCTCCTGCTGCAGCTCCAGAtccatttttttcatctttaatTTGTAGTTTGCCTGTGGCTGAACCATCCAAAGATTTACATTCCGACTCATCTGACAATAACTTTTTGCTAAATAAATTCCCAGATGAAAAGACTGTAGAGAGGTATGTCACCTCAAGCTTGTTCTTTCTGCCGCCTCACTCAGCTCCCTCTTTGTCACGATACCATTGTATCTGGTCAGTGGATGATAATTTTCCACATTATATTCATTTTTTGTATTTGCACATAACATAATTATCTTCTAATTGTGGTACTCAACTGACAAACCAATACATATTTATGTTGCTCAAGCATGAATAAAATACAAAACTATGATATAGTTATCTCTATTTCTTATTTTTGTTTAATATGTTAGTAGATTATCCTTCCTGGCAATATCGTTTACTTTCTCATCAACTCACTATATCCCCTTATGACGCTAAGATGCGCTTTATGTTGATTGATATGATTGTTAGGTCTGTTGGCATGTGTTTCTTTTTAGATAACTAAGATAAAGAAATTGTCATCCAAATTTGTCATAAAGGTCTATGCATTTGTGGTTGACATTATGGCCACATCTACATTGTATTCATTGTGATTTAATGATGCCTGGTTTTGCTTTCTGGACACTTCTTTCACAAGTTTTGAACCATGAAGTCTCCGGTCCCTTGAAATGTTGATAGCTGTGACAGGcaggggaggaggagcagagctAGAATTACGTTTTTAGCAGAATGTTTGCATACTGAGTTTCTAACAAGGTCTCTTAATTCCCTCGCTAGTTCCAATTTGCTCAGATGTCAGATTTGGTAAATGCTAACCAAGAAAAAGTAAAGGTTATGCTTATAGAAAATTATAGCAGATACGTGTAAAATTTCTGAAGTTTTCTTGCTCTTGTAAAGATTCCTCATGCGCAATATGCGTGCCAGAGTCCCTATTGTGTCCATTTGTTTTCTTGGAGATCTCTCTGATGAACAAATCTTGATGTCACTTGTCTGGTTGTGCATTATTGTTTAGCTTCTTGATGCTAGTTCTAAACGGGCATTTGAGATTTTTGAGCTTAGCAAAAAATTGAACCTTTCAAAAAGTAT
This genomic interval carries:
- the LOC133884841 gene encoding protein DEHYDRATION-INDUCED 19 homolog 2 isoform X1 gives rise to the protein MDAADAWGRSSSSSSAAAAAAARRLQSRYDLYMGFDDADAGAGEALDPRGGAEPYNCPFCGEDFDFVSLCCHIDDEHAVEAKSGVCPICASRVGMDLIGHLTMQHGSYFKMQRRRRVRKLSSGSHSLLSLLRKDWRGGSLQSFLDGSSYVSNPPAAAPDPFFSSLICSLPVAEPSKDLHSDSSDNNFLLNKFPDEKTVERAGPSLSEKDQKERAQRSNFVRGLVLSTIFDDDNL
- the LOC133884841 gene encoding protein DEHYDRATION-INDUCED 19 homolog 2 isoform X2, whose amino-acid sequence is MDAADAWGRSSSSSSAAAAAAARRLQSRYDLYMGFDDADAGAGEALDPRGGAEPYNCPFCGEDFDFVSLCCHIDDEHAVEAKSGVCPICASRVGMDLIGHLTMQHGSYFKMQRRRRVRKLSSGSHSLLSLLRKDWRGGSLQSFLDGSSYVSNPPAAAPDPFFSSLICSLPVAEPSKDLHSDSSDNNFLLNKFPDEKTVERYVTSSLFFLPPHSAPSLSRYHCI